The segment CCCGCCGTTTCAGCCATGGTATCGCCATAGTGCCCGCGGCCCCGGATGCGGTAGGTTCGAACCATGAGACGCGCAGTGTGCCCTGGCTCCTTCGACCCCATCCACAACGGACATCTGGAAGTCATCGCAAGGGCCGCCGGCTTGTTCGATGAAGTCGTCGTCGCGGTGTCCACCAATTACGCCAAGAAGTACCGCTTCAGCCTCGAAGAACGCATGGAAATGGCCCGGCAGACCCTTGCTTCCTTGCGGGGCATCATTGTGGAGCCCATGGGCGAGGGACTGCTGGCCGAATACTGCAGGCACCGGGGAATTTCGGCCATCGTCAAGGGCCTGCGCTCATCCTCGGATTTTGACTACGAACTTCCCATGGCCACCATGAACCGCCAATTGTCCGGCGTCGAGACTGTCTTTCTTCCGGCGGAGGCCCACTACCTGCATTTGTCCTCCACGCTCATCAAGGAAATCTCCCTCCTGGGCGGAGATGTCTCCGATTTCGTGCCTAAATCGGTGCTCAAGAGGCTCCTCGCTGGCGGGTCGGCAATGGAGTAGCCCCGCAACGGGTAAGCTGGATCGGTACCTCGGGCAGAACGCGTTGTAATTTGCCCGGTTTGAGTCCGCTCGCGCGTTCAGGCTAAGATGGTACGTCGGTCATATGTTCTACAGGAGTTCTCATTAAGCGAGATGCAAGTTCGCCTTTGACGCTGGACGTCAAGGACCTCGGACGTAGTCCAGGAAGCATGCGGACGCTCACGGAACATGTACCCGCGCCAAGTGACCTTGGCGTGGCACTCATTGGCGTTCAGGAAGGCTCGGATATCGAGCTCGACCTGAGGCTTGAGGCCGTACACGAAGGAATTCTGGTATCTGGAACCGTATTCGCTGAAGTCAAGGGCGAATGCGGACGATGCCTGGATCCCCTTGCGTATGACCTTGAGGTCAATGTGCAAGAACTTTTCTTCTATGAGGGCGTCGAGCTTTCGGACGAAGAAGACGATGAAGAGCAACGTCGAGTCGAGCACGATCTAATCGATCTTGAACCGGTGTTGCGGGACGCGGTTGTAACCATGCTGCCGTTCCAGCCGGTGTGCCGGGAAGACTGCCAGGGCCTTTGCTCAATCTGCGGAGTGCGTCTGGAAGACGAGCCGGGGCACCACCACGAGGACCTGGATCCTCGCTGGGCTGCCCTAGCTGAACTGGCTAAGACCGACCGGCAAACTGATTAGTAAGTGTTGACTAAAAGAGAAATGAGATAGCCGTGGCTGTTCCCAAGCGGAAAATGTCTCGCGCAAATACACGCGCCCGCCGTGCCCAGTGGAAGGCAACTGCCCCCAACTTGGTCAAGACCATCGAAAACGGACAGGTTGTTTACAGCCTGCCGCACCAGGCAAAGGTCGTAACCGACTCTGCCGGGACTGCGCTGTTCCTTGAATACAAGGGCCGCAAGGTCGCAGACGTCTAAATCCGCCACAAGGCTGACAAGGATGTCTTCAACTGAAGAGCTTCTGAAGCGTCTCGGTGTCTCCATTGACGCCGAGACGCTTCGTCTTGCTCTGACACATCGTTCATACGCGTATGAAAATGGCGGGATTCCCACCAATGAGCGCCTCGAATTCCTGGGCGACTCCATCCTGGGCTTCTCCGTGACCGATCCGCTCTACCGCGACAACCCGGCACTGCCGGAAGGCGAACTCGCGAAGCGACGCTCCGCCGTCGTCAGCACCCGCGCACTGGCGGGTATCGGCCGGGACCTCGGCATCGGCGAGTTCATCTACCTCGGGCAGGGCGAAAGGCTCACCGACGGTAAGAACAAGTCTTCGATTCTTGCGGACACCATGGAAGCGCTTATTGGCGCCACCTATCTTTCCAATGACATTGAGACCGCGCGGCAACTCGTCATGCGGCTCGTTGGTCCCTTGCTGAAGGACGCCGCAGCCCTTGGGGCCGGCACCGACTGGAAGACCAGCATGCAGGAGCTTGCCGCGAGCCGGCAGCTCGGGTCCATCTACTATGCCGTCGAAGGCTCAGGACCGGACCACGCGCGCAGCTTTGAGGCAGTGCTCCAGATCGGCGGCACCGCCTACGGCAAAGGCACGGGCCACTCCAAAAAGGAAGCCGAGCAGGAAGCCGCCGCGGATGCGTGGCGCATCCTTAACAGCAAGGTCACGCTGAACAGCAAGGCCGACTCTCCGGCTGATCCTGCGCACAGCGCCTGATTCCACATGCCGGAACTGCCCGAAGTCGAAGTGGTCCGCCGCGGCCTGGCACGTTGGGTGCGTGGCCGGACCATTACCTCCGTGGAGGTCCTGGACGCCCGTTCCATCCGCCGCCACGCGTTGGGCACGGAAGACTTTATCGGCAACCTTGAGCACTCCACCGTTTTGGATGTCGTCCGCCGGGGTAAGTTCCTGTGGATGCCCTT is part of the Arthrobacter ramosus genome and harbors:
- the coaD gene encoding pantetheine-phosphate adenylyltransferase, translating into MRRAVCPGSFDPIHNGHLEVIARAAGLFDEVVVAVSTNYAKKYRFSLEERMEMARQTLASLRGIIVEPMGEGLLAEYCRHRGISAIVKGLRSSSDFDYELPMATMNRQLSGVETVFLPAEAHYLHLSSTLIKEISLLGGDVSDFVPKSVLKRLLAGGSAME
- a CDS encoding YceD family protein, whose amino-acid sequence is MTLDVKDLGRSPGSMRTLTEHVPAPSDLGVALIGVQEGSDIELDLRLEAVHEGILVSGTVFAEVKGECGRCLDPLAYDLEVNVQELFFYEGVELSDEEDDEEQRRVEHDLIDLEPVLRDAVVTMLPFQPVCREDCQGLCSICGVRLEDEPGHHHEDLDPRWAALAELAKTDRQTD
- the rpmF gene encoding 50S ribosomal protein L32, producing the protein MAVPKRKMSRANTRARRAQWKATAPNLVKTIENGQVVYSLPHQAKVVTDSAGTALFLEYKGRKVADV
- the rnc gene encoding ribonuclease III, yielding MSSTEELLKRLGVSIDAETLRLALTHRSYAYENGGIPTNERLEFLGDSILGFSVTDPLYRDNPALPEGELAKRRSAVVSTRALAGIGRDLGIGEFIYLGQGERLTDGKNKSSILADTMEALIGATYLSNDIETARQLVMRLVGPLLKDAAALGAGTDWKTSMQELAASRQLGSIYYAVEGSGPDHARSFEAVLQIGGTAYGKGTGHSKKEAEQEAAADAWRILNSKVTLNSKADSPADPAHSA